In the Vibrio sp. FE10 genome, GTACCCGCGGCTACAGCGACGATGCTGCATGCGTCGACTACGTTACCAATCCAGCTATTAATTGCTTTGTCGCCAAGTACTGGGTAAAGCAGAGTACGAGGCTTAAGAGGAAGGCCTTTGTCGTAATGCAGGTGCATTAACACGATAGAAGACAAACCACCTAAGATTGCCCATGCAAGGAAACCCCAGTGCATGAAAGATTGTGATAGGGCGTTGAACGCCATCGCTTGTGGGTCAGCATTGCCATAAAGTGGCGGAGCCGAAACAAAGTGAGCAATAGGTTCTGCCGCTGCCCAGAATACACCACCGCCGGCTAGCAGCGTACATAGGACGATAGACATCCATTTAAAGGTGGTCATTTCAGGGAGGGCAAGCGTTCCTAAACGAACGTGGCCTGTGCGCCCTAGTGCAAGCACTAAGCCGATAATGAAGTTGAGTAGTAGTAGGACTTGCCAGAAAGCACCGAACCACTTAGTTGAGTAACTAAAGCCGATGTTAACAAGTTCGGACAACACGGAGGTGTTGGTGAAAGCGAGGATGACAAAGAGGGTTAAAAAACTGCCACTAAGCCAAAAGACTGGGTTTCCGAGTTCCAGTTTTTCACCCAAAGATTGAGCTTTGTTGAAATCGATAGAAGTAGATTCTGCGTTGATGTTTTCGTTGGCGACTTGCGTCAAGTTGGACATTATTTCTTCGCTATATTTGGCTCTTTCAAGCCTATGTATTTCTCCCACACTTGCATAGAAATGTGAGGTTCGTCAAAAAAGCCGCAGATACTAACACATTTGTTATCAAAAAGTGGGCGAATTCCCAAAAGAAACCCAAATCATCTATAAATCTCTACTTTTTGGTTAGTTTTAATGCGAATTTTTTCTCAACGCTGAGTCACATTTCTGATTTTTGAGACATTATTTTTTAGCTTTCCGAAATAAATTAATATTAGTTGTTGGTGCAAAATAAGTGTCGACTCATTGCATGCTATAAACAAATTAATGCGAGTCATTTTATAAATACTGAATATTTTAGGTGTTTAATTGGCGCTGTTACCTACAGTTGTTTTGCGAAGAGATTTAAGTGGTGAGAAAAGTGCCATTTAAATTAAACATCTTGAAACAACAACTTAAGGGATAGCTAACATGCACCTAAACCAAGGAAGAGTGGCCAAGAAGGTTTTTACACTCAGTACTCTCACCGCGTCATGCTTGATGGCGTTCAACAGTTATGCGGCTGTTGATTGTTCAACGTTGGAAGCGTGGGACTCTGCCACGGTATACACCGGTGGTGATCAGGTTTCACATGACGGCAGCGCGTACTCAGCAAATTACTGGAATCAAAACAACAACCCGAGCCAATTTGAAGGTGACTATGCACAGTGGAAAAAGCTAGATGTGTGTAGCGGCAATGGAGGCGGTGGTACACCAAATGAAGCACCAACGGCTTCGTTAACAGCACCAACGGCGTCAGATGTGATTGTTGAAGGTGACAACGTCGTATTAAGCGCAACAGCACTGGACGCTGATGGAAATGTTGCTTCTGTAGAATTTTTTGTCGATGGTGCTTCGGTCGCGGTGGTGACATCGGCACCATTCGAAGCAGCTTGGTCTGCAACGTCTGGCAACCATCAAGTTTCAGTTGTTGCAACGGACAATGAAGGCGCAGCGAGTGTTGCAAGAGCGGTTTCTGTATCTGTTGATTCAGCACAGCCAGGGAATGAAGCGCCGACAGTTTCAGTCGCCCTTTCAGCGACGTCTGTGGATGTTGGTGGTGTAGTTACCTTTACAGCAATGGCAGCAGACAGCGATGGCACTGTCGATAAGGTTGATTTCTACGTAGCAGGTGCCCTTGTGGGTACAGCAGCGACAAGCCCATACACACTAGACTACACAACGACTCAAGCAGGCTCTTTAGCAGTTTACGCGAAAGCGACCGACAACCAAGGCGCTGCGGCTGATTCAGCACTGGCTTCTTTGACAGTAAATGGCGCAGCGACAGTGAGCACATGTCGTCCTGATGGCTTGTATCAAACTCAAGGTGTCGATGTACCTTACTGTACGATTTACGATGATGAAGGCCGTGAGAAGATGGGCGCGGATCACCCACGTCGTGTGATTGGTTACTTCACAAGCTGGCGTGCAGGGGATGACCCACAAGCCGCTTACTTAGTAAATGATATTCCTTGGGAACAACTTACACACATTAACTACGCTTTCGTGAGCATTGGCTCAGATGGCAAAGTAAATGTGGGTGACGTAAACGATCCAAATAACGCAGCGGTGAGTAAAGAATGGCCGGGCGTGGAAGTTGATCCTGAATTAGGCTTCAAAGGTCACTTTGGTGCGTTAGCGACAGCGAAGAAAAAACATGGCGTTAAAACGTTAATCTCTATTGGTGGTTGGGCTGAAACCGGTGGTCACTTTGCGACTGATGGCAGCCGAGTGGCTGATGGTGGTTTCTATACCATGACAACCAATGCTGACGGCTCTATCAACCATCAAGGTATCGAAACATTCGCGACTTCCGCGGTTGAGATGCTTCGTAAGTACCAATTCGATGGTCTAGATATCGATTACGAATACCCAACCTCAATGGCGGGCGCAGGTAATCCATACGATAAAGACTTTATGGAGCCACGTCGTCAATATCTATGGGCTTCGTACCAAGTGTTGATGAAAGTGTTGCGTGAGAAGCTTGATGCAGCCTCTGCGCAAGATGGCAATCACTACATGTTAACTATCGCGGCGCCTTCTTCTGGTTACCTACTGCGCGGTATGGAAACATTCGATGTCACCAAATACCTCGATTACGTAAACATTATGTCTTATGACCTTCACGGTGCGTGGAACGATCACGTTGGTCATAACGCTGCATTGTTTGATACAGGTAAAGATTCAGAGTTAGCACAGTGGAACGTTTACGGCACTGCGGCTTACGGTGGAATCGGTTATCTGAACACGGATTGGGCTTACCATTACTTCCGTGGTTCTATGCCAGCAGGTCGTATTAACATCGGTGTGCCTTACTACACTCGTGGTTGGCAAGGTGTGACAGGTGGCGAAAATGGTCTTTGGGGCCGAGCTGCACTTCCAAACCAAGCTGAATGTTCAGCTGGGACAGGTGAAGGCGAGAAAAACAATTGTGGTCATGGCGCCATTGGTATCGACAACATGTGGCACGATACCGATCCGAAGGGCAACGAAATGGGCGCTGGCTCTAACCCAATGTGGCACGCTAAGAACCTAGAGAAAGGTATTTGGGGTTCTTACGCTGAGGCTTACAAGCTTGATCCTGTGAACGATCCATCGGATGTTTTAGCTGGTACTTACACGCGTAACTATGACAGCGTGGCGGTTGCTCCTTGGTTGTGGAATGCAGAGAAGGGCGTATTCCTTTCAACGGAAGACAAACAGTCTATTGATGTGAAAGCAGACTACGTTATCGACAAAGAGATCGGCGGCATCATGTTCTGGGAGCTAGCAGGGGATTATAACTGTTATGTACTCGATGCGAATGGCAACCGAACTTCAATCGATACGACCGAACAAGCGTGTAATAGCGGTAACGGTGAGTTCCACATGGGTAACACCATGACGAAAGCTATCTACGATAAGTTTAAGTCTGCGACTCCATATGGAAACAAAGTGGCGACGGGCGCTATCCCGACAGAAGCATTAGATATTACGGTTTCAGTTGGTGGTTTCAAAGTCGGTGACCAAAACTACCCAATCAATCCTAAGATCACGTTTACAAACAACACAGGTCAAGCACTTCCGGGTGGTACCGAGTTCCAGTTTGACATCCCAGTGTCAGCACCTGATAACGCGAAAGATCAATCGGGTGGTGGTTTAACTGTGATTGCTTCGGGTCATACTCGTGCAGATAACATTGGTGGATTAGATGGAACCATGCACCGAGTGGCGTTTACTTTGCCTACATGGGAAGAGCTTCCAGCGGGTGGTGTGTATGAGCTAGATATGGTGTATTACTTGCCAATCTCGGGCCCTGCTAACTATGCAGTGAGCGTGAATGGTGTCGATTATGCCTTTAGCTTTGAGCAACCAGACCTACCTTTAGGTGATATCAGCACTGGTGGCGGTAACCCTGGCGATGGTGGTACAAACCCAGGTACATGTGATACAGCTGGTTTAGCGGTTTACCCAGACTTACCTCAGAAAGATTGGGCAGGTAATCCAAGCCATGCAAACACAGGGGACCAAGTGGTTCACAACGGCAGTATTTACCAAGCAAACTGGTGGACAAGTTCTGAACCAGGTAGTGATGGTAGTTGGACTCAGGTTTGTTCTTAATCTAACGCTAGGTCATGTATTTATAGATAACGAATGCGAATAATTTTAAGTTTATTTATCAGTATCTTAGTTTGATTTAAATGCATAACTGAAGCGTAAAATTAAAACGCCGAACTGAATCCAGTTCGGCGTTTTTGCTATAAGTCACAGATTGCGTATAGAAACCTCTCAGAATATCGACACTCGTTCAGTAAAAAAGATAAGTATGATATAAAACAGTCTGCCTATAACAAAAAAATAGCGTTACCTAAAATTAGAAAGCTATGGGGTAATCTTGAAAGTCAGACGTAAATACATTCTTAGTTTCTCAATTGTGCTGGCCGTAGTTTCTCTGATCCTCTCTGCTGTTCAATTCAACCGAACGAAAGAATCACTATTAGAATCCAACCAATTTTTCTTTCGTACGATTGTGAACGCGAGTTACGACATCGTGGACACCACAGTTAACGAAGCGATCAAAACCTATCTCAAAGGTGTGACTGATACCGTCGCCTCTCACACACTGCGTGTAACTCCAGAACAAGAAGTCGAAGAAGTCATCCGAATTGCCAACGAATTGGTGATTGGAGAGTCTGGTTATGTCTATCTGATGTCACCCCAAGGAATTCATCTGTATCACCCGTTTTTACAAGGGCAAAATCGCGCGCATTTAACCCATATTCAACAACAACTGAGCTTACAGTCTGGAATGACCCAGTACTCGCACGCTAATCCACATGAAGTCGGCAAGCGTGCGAAGGTCGCGTACTCGGTGAGGTTACCGAGTGGTAATACATTGGTGGCGACCACTTATAAAGATGAGCTGATGTATTTGGTTGATCTCGAAGCGCTGAAAGACAAGCTGAGAAAGTACTCGTATGGCGATAGTGGCTATGTGTATATCGTTGATTTACGCGGCGAGTTAGTCCTACAACCCAACTTTGAACATGAGCACTTAAAAGCTTTGATTGATGATTCTTCAGAGTTGCTTATCGATAAAGTCGTCGCTGAGCCCGAAGGCCACTTCAGTTACTCAATCTCTACAGAAGACGGCACGACAAGTAAAAACATCTTCTACAAGTTTTATCCGTATCTGAATTGGGTGATTTCGGCGGGAGTCTTGGAACAAGAGCTCAACAAAAACCACAGTTTGCTGCTTGCAAGCTTGATGACGTTGGTCGTCAGTCTGCTGAGTATCATTGTTGTTCTGGTGCTTTACCTGCGGCATCGTCATTTAAAGATCTTAGATGTGGCAAGCCTTGATTATCTAACAGGGCTTCATAGCCGACGCAGTTTTATTGAACAGATAAAGCTGAGAATATCGGATAACTCACCTTACCCTTTGCAAGGCGTAGGTGTGATTTTGCTGGATATTGATCATTTCAAGTCGGTGAACGACCTACACGGACACGCGCAGGGTGACAGCGTAATTTGTGCCGTCGCAAAAACCTTAAAGCAGTTCACAAATAGTCATCGCTTGATTGCTCGTTATGGCGGAGAAGAGTTTATTCTGGTTACCTTTGATTGTGATGAGCTTCAGTTGTTTGAATTATCAGAAGCGTTGAGACACAGGGTTGAGCAGATAGAAGGTTTGGTATCACCTGTGACGGTGAGTGCGGGTTGTTGCTACGCTCAGGTGTTGTTTCAGATAGAAGGTACAATCGAAAAAGCCGATAAAGCGCTTTACCAAGCTAAAGAGAGTGGTCGCAATAATACTCAGATGTATCGTGAGAATGAATATCGCATTGCGTATACCTGATTCACTTTCAACGGTGTCGCGTTGAAGTAAGTCGGCCACCTTGAAAGCACCTTATAAAACGACAGATAGAAAAAAGCCCAAACTGTGCTTCTGTTCATTATTAGAACGAGAGGAACCGTTTGGGCTTTTTCAGAATTATTTGAAATGCGAATCGCTAATTTATGCTTTCGCTGCTTTCATCGCTTCCGTTTTTTTTTCCTTTTGCATTTTTGCAAGGAAGTAGATGTTTACACAAGCGATAAAGCCGTTGGTGGCTGCAACTGGCCATGCATCAATCATGATGCCGTATGCTGTGAAGAGAGCACAGCCAATAAAGTTAAGGACACGCAGACGAACGATGTCTTTCATTGTTAATGAAATTGCGACCATAATAGACGCAGCGTAACCTAAAATTTCAACCATATTGAATTCCATTGTGTGACCCTCTTAAATTTGCCGATACTTTGTCGGTACCAATTCTTCTCTTCATGAGATGATTGAGGAAGCTCCGTGCCCCGAATGGTCTGGTTTTGTTTAACGGGGTAAACTATACCAACTCTGTTTTTGTGATTAAACCCCCAAAACTGGCAGAAGTGAAGGTTAGCGATTACGCAAACGTTTAATGACCTTTCTATTAACATAATTACTAATTATGTTGGAGGTTGAATTGATAGTTATTCTTATATAGGAAAGGACGCCACGAATGATAAAACGTTCCATTTGTGCAACAAAAAGCATAAAAAAAGCCGCTCTATTGGTGTTAATGGCAGTTGGACTGACTGCTTGTACGACACAAGAACAGCCAACAGTACATGACTATGGTGTGGTGACCAGTGGTGACTTCGAATTCATGAAAAATGGGGTGAAGACATACTCATGGCACCCGCGCTCGGAACAGGTATACCTCTCGCAAAAATACGATGAAACTGTAGTGACCGATATGGTGCGTGACGCGATTGAAGATCAATTGTCTGCGAAAGGATATAGCCTAGAGCAGGGAGGCGGTATTGGCGATGTGGTGGTTGGTTTCGGCTTAGCTGAAGAATCAGAGCTCAATGATAATTCGATTTTTGATGCGGTTCAGCTTTCTACTGGTGTTCCATTCTATGATGGCAAAGGTAAATTGGCCGAAAAAGGTTCACTGTACATTGTGTTCTCGGTGCCGAATTCAGAAGTGATACAGTGGCGGGCACTAGCGCAATCTGGTATTCAACCGAAACTGGGAACAGGTGAAAGCAAACAACGTATTTCGGGCTTTGTTGAGATGCTATTTAGACACATGCCACAA is a window encoding:
- a CDS encoding chitinase C-terminal domain-containing protein, producing MHLNQGRVAKKVFTLSTLTASCLMAFNSYAAVDCSTLEAWDSATVYTGGDQVSHDGSAYSANYWNQNNNPSQFEGDYAQWKKLDVCSGNGGGGTPNEAPTASLTAPTASDVIVEGDNVVLSATALDADGNVASVEFFVDGASVAVVTSAPFEAAWSATSGNHQVSVVATDNEGAASVARAVSVSVDSAQPGNEAPTVSVALSATSVDVGGVVTFTAMAADSDGTVDKVDFYVAGALVGTAATSPYTLDYTTTQAGSLAVYAKATDNQGAAADSALASLTVNGAATVSTCRPDGLYQTQGVDVPYCTIYDDEGREKMGADHPRRVIGYFTSWRAGDDPQAAYLVNDIPWEQLTHINYAFVSIGSDGKVNVGDVNDPNNAAVSKEWPGVEVDPELGFKGHFGALATAKKKHGVKTLISIGGWAETGGHFATDGSRVADGGFYTMTTNADGSINHQGIETFATSAVEMLRKYQFDGLDIDYEYPTSMAGAGNPYDKDFMEPRRQYLWASYQVLMKVLREKLDAASAQDGNHYMLTIAAPSSGYLLRGMETFDVTKYLDYVNIMSYDLHGAWNDHVGHNAALFDTGKDSELAQWNVYGTAAYGGIGYLNTDWAYHYFRGSMPAGRINIGVPYYTRGWQGVTGGENGLWGRAALPNQAECSAGTGEGEKNNCGHGAIGIDNMWHDTDPKGNEMGAGSNPMWHAKNLEKGIWGSYAEAYKLDPVNDPSDVLAGTYTRNYDSVAVAPWLWNAEKGVFLSTEDKQSIDVKADYVIDKEIGGIMFWELAGDYNCYVLDANGNRTSIDTTEQACNSGNGEFHMGNTMTKAIYDKFKSATPYGNKVATGAIPTEALDITVSVGGFKVGDQNYPINPKITFTNNTGQALPGGTEFQFDIPVSAPDNAKDQSGGGLTVIASGHTRADNIGGLDGTMHRVAFTLPTWEELPAGGVYELDMVYYLPISGPANYAVSVNGVDYAFSFEQPDLPLGDISTGGGNPGDGGTNPGTCDTAGLAVYPDLPQKDWAGNPSHANTGDQVVHNGSIYQANWWTSSEPGSDGSWTQVCS
- a CDS encoding YgjV family protein, which gives rise to MEFNMVEILGYAASIMVAISLTMKDIVRLRVLNFIGCALFTAYGIMIDAWPVAATNGFIACVNIYFLAKMQKEKKTEAMKAAKA
- a CDS encoding sensor domain-containing diguanylate cyclase encodes the protein MKVRRKYILSFSIVLAVVSLILSAVQFNRTKESLLESNQFFFRTIVNASYDIVDTTVNEAIKTYLKGVTDTVASHTLRVTPEQEVEEVIRIANELVIGESGYVYLMSPQGIHLYHPFLQGQNRAHLTHIQQQLSLQSGMTQYSHANPHEVGKRAKVAYSVRLPSGNTLVATTYKDELMYLVDLEALKDKLRKYSYGDSGYVYIVDLRGELVLQPNFEHEHLKALIDDSSELLIDKVVAEPEGHFSYSISTEDGTTSKNIFYKFYPYLNWVISAGVLEQELNKNHSLLLASLMTLVVSLLSIIVVLVLYLRHRHLKILDVASLDYLTGLHSRRSFIEQIKLRISDNSPYPLQGVGVILLDIDHFKSVNDLHGHAQGDSVICAVAKTLKQFTNSHRLIARYGGEEFILVTFDCDELQLFELSEALRHRVEQIEGLVSPVTVSAGCCYAQVLFQIEGTIEKADKALYQAKESGRNNTQMYRENEYRIAYT
- a CDS encoding DUF4136 domain-containing protein, yielding MIKRSICATKSIKKAALLVLMAVGLTACTTQEQPTVHDYGVVTSGDFEFMKNGVKTYSWHPRSEQVYLSQKYDETVVTDMVRDAIEDQLSAKGYSLEQGGGIGDVVVGFGLAEESELNDNSIFDAVQLSTGVPFYDGKGKLAEKGSLYIVFSVPNSEVIQWRALAQSGIQPKLGTGESKQRISGFVEMLFRHMPQRSN